Genomic DNA from Gimesia aquarii:
TCGAACGCCTCGTTCCACCATGCGGCGAGCCAATAAGCAATTATTAGCAAAAGAAGGCGCACCGCCTGTCGTGCCATATAATTCATGGGTCTGCTTTGTTTCACTGCGTAGATCAACCGCCTCCGGAACGGACATCTGCATACGGAAGGCAAGTTCATATTGATTGATACGCGTTAAGGTTTCCGGGTTACCGAATTGTTTGAGTTCGAATTCGTTCAGTGATTTTAATGCATCCAGACTACGGCGACGCACTTCACGATTGATCCCTTTAGGGTTTGTCACATACAGAATCGGGTCTCCCGTCGTTCGGCATTGAACACCTTGAAATACTGATGGTAGAAAACCACTACCCCAAAGGCTTTTACCACCACTTGGATCGCTGGGACCACTCAATAACACCATGAAGCCCGGTAAATTTTTGTTTTCCGAGCCAAGCCCATAGGTAATCCAGGAACCCATGGAGGCACCTCCGAAACGAGGAGTTCCGGTGTAGAGGAAGAGTTGGGCTGGTGCATGATTAAATTGGTCTGTGTGCATCGATTTGATGACGGTGACATCATCGGCTACGTTTTGGAAGTGAGGTAGTAGCTCACTCATCCAAGTGCCTGACTCGCCATATTGCTTGAATTGATAGGGGGTTCCCAGCATTTTGGGATGCCCTTTAATGAACGCGAAGCCGCGCCCTTTCAGGAACGAATCAGGGCAGGGTTGCATATTGCGTTTGACCAGCTCAGGTTTGTAGTCAAAAAATTCCTGTTGTGGAGGTGAGCCTGCCATGTGTAGAAAGATCACGCTCTTTGCTTTCGCAGGCATGCGGAATTTTGTCACATCGGGTTGACTGGGCGAGTTGGCTGAGACGTTATGACTATCGGATAACATCGAACTCAGAGCGAGTGCGCCGATACCAGTAGAGCCTTTCCCCAGAAAATGTCGTCTGGTGATTGCCTGTAATCGTTTGTGCTTCAGGTCCATTTCATTATCCTTTTGTGAGAACGCCATCTAAATTAAGTAAAACGTTAGCGATGACGGTCCAGGCTGCCAACTCCGATTTATTATATTGATCTGGTAAGGGATTCAACGCGTTCTCAACGAGATTAGCTGCTTGCTCAGGGTGAGATTGATAGTATTTTAACTCTGATTCATAGAGTTTCAGTAAAGGGGCGATCTGTTCGGAGAGTGCAGGACGAATCAAACAAAGCTTCAAACCGTATTTGATGCGTGATTCTGGAGAGTCACCACCCTCTCTAAAAATGCGTAGCCCCAACGCTTGAGAGATCTCAATAAAGACTGGGTCATTTAATGTAATCATCGCCTGTAACGGAGTATTTGTGCTGATGCGTCGAATTGTACAGATCTCACGGCTGGGGGCATCAAAGGTCGCCATCGAAGGGTAGGGGACAGTACGTCGCCAGAACGTGTAGAGGCCTCTGCGAAATCGATTTTCATCCTTGTTGGTTGCCCAGTTACGCTGTCCGTTAAAAGCTGCTCGCCAGATTCCATCTGGTTGAACAGGGTAAACGGAAGGCCCACCAATCTTTCGATTAAGCAGTCCACTCAATTGTAGCGCCTGGTCGCGAATCATTTCCGCTTCCAGCCTGAAACGTGGACCGCGAGAGAGGAGTCGATTACGAGGATCTTTCTGGATGTGGATCGGTTTCGTTACAGAAGACTGACGGTATGTGTTTGACATCACAATGGTTTTGAGAATCGCTTTCATATCCCAGCCATTCTGGACAAATTCCGTTGCCAGCCAGTCAAGTAATTCGGGATGGCTGGGTAGTTCACCTTGTGTTCCGAAGTCTTCTTCTGTCACAACTAAACCCGCGCCGAACAGTTCTGACCAGAAACGATTAACGGCAACGCGAGCCGTCAAAGGATTTTCTGGTGAGGTCAGCCATTTGGCGACCGCGATACGATTGGTGGGTACGTTTTCTGGCAAGGGATTGAATGCATTCAATACTGCTGGTTTAACAACATCTCCAGGTGAGAGAAAGCTGCCACGAATCATAATGTGCGTTTCACGTTGTTTGTCGGTTGGCAATTCCTGCATGATGGGTAATTGCGGATAAACAGGTTTGGATTTTTGGAGTTTCGCAATCTGATCCCGCGTAGACTTGAGTGCGGGAGCGATGCTCCGGTAGTAGGTCGCTAATTTTTTCTGTTGCGCGGGCTGACGGTCTTTCGGTTTAGTATCGACGATCGCGAGAATATCGTTCGGGACTTTAAGTCGAGGTTCAAGTTTTGCTTCCGTTGTAAAGGAAATTCGAAAACATCCCAAAGCGTACTGAGGATCATTAAACGCGTGAGATAGAGTGACAATCAAACGTTGTTTCCCTGCTTTCGCAGTAGGACTGGCTTCGGGGATGAAGTAGGCGGCGTGCGTTTTTCCGAATTGAGGGGCGATGCCCCAGCCCTTCTTGTTTTTGTTGGTGAGGTCAATGGCTGCGTTCACCGGAAAACCGTTTTGAGAGAATGATGCGAACGTGCGTTTCAATGGGATCGTTTTACGACGTGAAACCGTCAGAGTCGTCGATGGTTTAGGATAAGCCTCTACGATGCTTTGCCAGACTACGTTTCGTTGTGCATCGAGTAAACTGACTTTAAAATTGGCAAGTCGTTCCTGCGCACCATCAGAGCGGTTCCAGATTGTAATTCGATCAATGGGAGTTTCCACTTTGAGATTGAGTTCCCACCAGGGCTTGACTTCGGTTTTGGTATGAGTGGTTGACTTTGCATTAAAAAAGTGACCGTCCGTCTTACCATCGATGGCTAACTTGGCAGGAGCAGAATGCGTGGTACTTGATTGAGAAGCCGTTCCCTGAATGGCAATATTTGTGTCGGCCTGGAAAACTTGGACTTCCGCCAGTGACAGTATCTGCTTTTTCGTTCCCTGATGTTCGATTCTCAGGAATTGTCCTTTGGCTGGTGCATCATCTATTTTGAGTGGCTGGGTCTCCAGTTTTATATTTGAGAGCACAAAATTGCCATCCTTGGCACGGCCCGGTCCGTTAGATGGCAATCGATCATCGGAAATCGCTTCCAATCTTAAACCTTTAAAGGTTGAGGGATCGAGTTCTGTTTCAATGATGTATTGTTCTTTCGCAGCTGGACCATTCGCCAGGATTGAGCCGTCCTTCTGAATTTGAAACTTGGTTGTTGACGATGAGGATTTGACTGAAATCGGAGTGAGAATATTCCAGTTTGGCTTGGCTTGCAGAGACGATTCCCAATTCTGCTGGGCCATTTCGAGTGTTTTGCTCGGCGTCTGTATTTTTTGGTTTAGGGCCGCAATCTCTGTATTGATGCGTTTGGTTGCTTCCAACATGGTTGGTGTAGGAGCAGCGATCGTAGGGGCGTCCGTTGGTTGATCGTTGTCAGCGGTTTGGTTAAAGAAGGCGTAAAGCTGATAGTATTCTTTTTGCGAGATTGGATCATATTTATGTGTATGGCATTTCGCACAGCCCATCGTGAGTCCCATCCAGACCTGGATTGTTGTATCTACCCGGTCGGTGACAGCGGCTGTCCGAAATTCTTCGTCGTCGGTGCCACCTTCGGTATTAGTCATCGTGTTGCGGTGAAAGGCGGTCGCCACTTTTTGTTCGAGAGTCGCATTCGGTAAGAGGTCTCCTGCCAGTTGCTCAAGTGTGAATTGATCAAAGGGTATGTTCTGATTAAAAGCTGAGATAACCCAGTCACGATAACGCCAGATGTCCATTCTCAGCGGATCAGATCCGTAGCCTTTTGAATCGGCATAGCGTGCGAGATCCAACCATTTTCGCGCCCAACGTTCTCCGTATGCCGTGTCCTTTAAGAATCGATCTACCAGTTTTTCATATGCGTTAGGAGAATTGTCTTTGAGAAACTGGTCCACTTCATCCAAAGTGGGAGGCAGCCCACGCAAATCAAAACTCAAACGACGAATTAAAGTGTAGCGGTCTGCTTCTGAACTGGGCTTGATCCCTGCTGCTTCCTGTTGCGATAGAATAAAGTAGTCAATCTCATTCGCTGGCCAGTCTTTTAGTTTGACTGTAGGATGCTTTGGTCGATTTGGTGGCACGAAGGACCAATGTCGAGCATAAGGAGCATCTTGTTCGATCCATTTTTTGACTAAGGCAATCTGAGAAGCTGTTAATTTTTCTCCCACATCGGGAGGAGGCATGACTTCCGATTCGTCCGTTGAAATGATGCGGCGATAGAGTTCACTTTGGGCAACGTTACCAGGAATAATTGCCATCTGATCACTATCCAGCTTCGCAATTGCTGATGTTCTTTGATCTAGCCGCAAATCAGCTTCGCGTGTGCCTTCATCTGGTCCATGGCAATGAAAACAATTCTTGGACAAAATCGGCCGGATATCTCGATTGAAATCGACATCAGCAACAGGATTAGTTTTATTAGATGGTTCTGCAGATGTAGCAATGCTGTTGACAACAAAGCACTGGAACATCATCCCAACTAAAAGAAATCTCTGTGAGAGATCAAACATTGGCATTCACCTTCGGGAAGGTTGGCAATGTTGATGCACCTTCTGGATCATTCCGTATCGTAAGCGGAATTAGAGGTTGTTGGTACATCAAACATTACGAATTTTGGTTTGGTGATACCGATCCGTCGTTATGTAAACCAACGGTAGCTAACTGTTTTAGAAACAAGCAGCAGGTAAGTTAAAACATTATAGTGGCTAAAATACCAGTCTCTATTCTAACTCGCTCAGAGGGGAGATGCAAGAAATCGCCCTGTCTGGTGAAAAGACGATGGCTATAATCAGCAACAAATGCTGCGTTTCTATTCGATTCCGAGATTGCGTTCTATATTTCTAGCCTTGGAGCTCATAACATACTTCTGCCACCAGGGGTCGGGATCAGACTCTTTGGGGCGATCTCCACGGGCTTCTTCTCCCACAAAACCCCACTGATCGATTTCTTCCTCACCACCACTACTCCAGTCTGAATCAAACGCCTTTGGTTTTAAGGCACGCCATGTCTGCTGATTGGCATCAGCAATAGTATCCATCATTGATGCACAGCCAGAAGTCAGGAATAATGCAAGAGAGAGGGCCAATAAAGAGGATTTCATAAGGTGTTCCTCCATTCAATCAGCGACGGATAAGGACAAGCTGACCTTCATCGGTTAAGATTGATGGTTAAGAATGTAGAAATGAATTGTGAGAGGTTATGTGTTAATTTTGAGAGATGAGATTTGGGATTCTAATGATTTCATAAATCTCGTCTACCCCATTTTTTGAGAGTCGTTTAGCAAGCAAAAATATTCCTGATTTAAGGAGCATACGTGGATTCAGCTCTAGATATACTCGTTGTGGCACCTCATCCTGATGATGCAGAAATCAGTGTGGGGGGGACGATTCTCGCTTGTAAACAGCAGGGGTCCAAAGTGGGAGTGATTGAACTAACTAATGGTGAACCAACGCCTTATGGAAGTCCAGAAATCCGCATGCAAGAGACCGCCGCTGCAACACAAATTCTGGAGTTAGATTGGCGTGATAATCTGGGCCTGTCCAATCGAAGTCTGGAGTCTAACTTAGAAGCGCGGCGTAAATTGGCAGTGGTATTTCGCACACAGCGTCCCAAAGTCATTTTGGCGCCTTATTGGGAAGATGTACATCCCGATCATGTAGCTGCCAGTCATTTGACTGATGCAGCTCGATTCT
This window encodes:
- a CDS encoding DUF1501 domain-containing protein encodes the protein MDLKHKRLQAITRRHFLGKGSTGIGALALSSMLSDSHNVSANSPSQPDVTKFRMPAKAKSVIFLHMAGSPPQQEFFDYKPELVKRNMQPCPDSFLKGRGFAFIKGHPKMLGTPYQFKQYGESGTWMSELLPHFQNVADDVTVIKSMHTDQFNHAPAQLFLYTGTPRFGGASMGSWITYGLGSENKNLPGFMVLLSGPSDPSGGKSLWGSGFLPSVFQGVQCRTTGDPILYVTNPKGINREVRRRSLDALKSLNEFELKQFGNPETLTRINQYELAFRMQMSVPEAVDLRSETKQTHELYGTTGGAPSFANNCLLARRMVERGVRYIQLFDYGWDMHGTGAGNDLITAVPRKAKEIDRPLYALITDLKQRGLLDETLVIWSGEFGRTSMNEERNGSKFLGRDHHPHCYTIWMAGGGIKGGMSYGATDELGYFIAEKKTSVRDLQTTILHLTGLKSRKLKVPYQGLDQRLIGPADEDHLLKDILA
- the bshB1 gene encoding bacillithiol biosynthesis deacetylase BshB1, encoding MDSALDILVVAPHPDDAEISVGGTILACKQQGSKVGVIELTNGEPTPYGSPEIRMQETAAATQILELDWRDNLGLSNRSLESNLEARRKLAVVFRTQRPKVILAPYWEDVHPDHVAASHLTDAARFWSKLSKTDMAGEPYWPPQIYYFWSIHLRIHPKPSFVFDISDHIDQKMQAIRCYESQMLRGRSTEHPTILDDIQDRARYWGWSIHRAYGEPYASREEIGLQSFLPLLSQK
- a CDS encoding DUF1553 domain-containing protein codes for the protein MFDLSQRFLLVGMMFQCFVVNSIATSAEPSNKTNPVADVDFNRDIRPILSKNCFHCHGPDEGTREADLRLDQRTSAIAKLDSDQMAIIPGNVAQSELYRRIISTDESEVMPPPDVGEKLTASQIALVKKWIEQDAPYARHWSFVPPNRPKHPTVKLKDWPANEIDYFILSQQEAAGIKPSSEADRYTLIRRLSFDLRGLPPTLDEVDQFLKDNSPNAYEKLVDRFLKDTAYGERWARKWLDLARYADSKGYGSDPLRMDIWRYRDWVISAFNQNIPFDQFTLEQLAGDLLPNATLEQKVATAFHRNTMTNTEGGTDDEEFRTAAVTDRVDTTIQVWMGLTMGCAKCHTHKYDPISQKEYYQLYAFFNQTADNDQPTDAPTIAAPTPTMLEATKRINTEIAALNQKIQTPSKTLEMAQQNWESSLQAKPNWNILTPISVKSSSSTTKFQIQKDGSILANGPAAKEQYIIETELDPSTFKGLRLEAISDDRLPSNGPGRAKDGNFVLSNIKLETQPLKIDDAPAKGQFLRIEHQGTKKQILSLAEVQVFQADTNIAIQGTASQSSTTHSAPAKLAIDGKTDGHFFNAKSTTHTKTEVKPWWELNLKVETPIDRITIWNRSDGAQERLANFKVSLLDAQRNVVWQSIVEAYPKPSTTLTVSRRKTIPLKRTFASFSQNGFPVNAAIDLTNKNKKGWGIAPQFGKTHAAYFIPEASPTAKAGKQRLIVTLSHAFNDPQYALGCFRISFTTEAKLEPRLKVPNDILAIVDTKPKDRQPAQQKKLATYYRSIAPALKSTRDQIAKLQKSKPVYPQLPIMQELPTDKQRETHIMIRGSFLSPGDVVKPAVLNAFNPLPENVPTNRIAVAKWLTSPENPLTARVAVNRFWSELFGAGLVVTEEDFGTQGELPSHPELLDWLATEFVQNGWDMKAILKTIVMSNTYRQSSVTKPIHIQKDPRNRLLSRGPRFRLEAEMIRDQALQLSGLLNRKIGGPSVYPVQPDGIWRAAFNGQRNWATNKDENRFRRGLYTFWRRTVPYPSMATFDAPSREICTIRRISTNTPLQAMITLNDPVFIEISQALGLRIFREGGDSPESRIKYGLKLCLIRPALSEQIAPLLKLYESELKYYQSHPEQAANLVENALNPLPDQYNKSELAAWTVIANVLLNLDGVLTKG